One Siniperca chuatsi isolate FFG_IHB_CAS linkage group LG5, ASM2008510v1, whole genome shotgun sequence DNA window includes the following coding sequences:
- the LOC122875797 gene encoding zinc finger protein 664-like isoform X4: MSSVECLREFVNKRLTAAAEEIFGVFKKTIVEYEEEIDRQRRLLDIFWKPEIKLHRIELPQQHVCTEEEVLADQQLCIQERNSSLDQEDPEPPQIKEEQEELCTSQEGEQLVLKQETDAFMLTPTDEESDHSEPEPNRDQQLISHNSHVAESQDQKGGKHGDSGSTKDAEPELKKINHKSRNHTNNGCNQTMLKIHHNPHTGENSFKCDTCGKGFKHKSKLQRHQSVHTGEKPYLCKTCGKRFGYMSVLKTHMRIHTGEKPYFCKTCGKGFRASNVLKVHMRVHTGEKPYLCKICGKRFSQTSALNTHIRIHTDEKPYICKKCGKTFRCGGGLVVHMRRAHTNEKPYYCKTCSKRFNDTSALKTHMRIHTDEKPDSCKTWESFQI, translated from the exons ATGTCTTCAGTTGAGTGTTTGAGAGAGTTTGTCAACAAGCgactaactgctgctgctgaagaaatattcggagtttttaaaaaaactatcgTCGAGTACGAGGAAGAGATCGATCGTCAGCGCAGACTGCTGGATATCTTTTGGAAACCCGAAATAAAGTTACACAGGATAG AGCTCCCACAGCAACATGTCTGTACGGAGGAGGAGGTTCTGGCTGACCAGCAGCTCTGTATTCAGGAGAGGAACTCCAGTCTGGACCAAGAGGACCCAGAGCCTCCACagattaaagaggaacaggaggaactctgcaccagtcaggagggagagcagcttgtaCTGAAGCAGGAGACTGATGCCTTTATGTTGACTCCTACTGATGAGGAAAGTGACCACAGTGAACCAGAACCAAACAGGGACCAGCAGCTCATCTCTCACAACTCTCATGTAGCTGAGAGCCAAGATCAGAAAGGAGGCAAGCATGGAGACTCAGGATCAACTAAAGATGCAGAACCAGaactaaagaaaataaatcacaaaagcAGAAATCACACAAACAATGGATGCAACCAAACCATGTTGAAGATTCACCATAATCCTCACACAGGTGAAAATTCTTTCAAATGTGACACATGTGGAAAAGGTTTTAAGCATAAGTCAAAATTGCAGAGACACCAGAGcgtccacacaggtgagaagccgtacCTTTGTAAGACCTGTGGGAAAAGATTTGGTTACATGTCAGTACTGAAAACGCATATGCGAATCCACACAGGCGAGAAGCcatatttttgcaaaacatgTGGGAAAGGTTTCAGAGCTAGCAATGTCTTGAAAGTCCACATGAGagtccacacaggtgagaagccgtacCTTTGCAAGATCTGCGGGAAAAGATTCAGTCAGACATCAGCACTGAACACTCATATACGAATCCATACAGATGAAAAGCCATATATTTGCAAAAAATGTGGGAAAACTTTCAGATGTGGTGGTGGCTTGGTGGTCCACATGAGAAGAGCCCACACTAATGAGAAACCATACTATTGCAAGACTTGTAGTAAAAGATTCAATGACACGTCTGCACTGAAAActcacatgagaatccacacagatGAGAAGCCAGATTCTTGCAAAACATGGGAGAGTTTTCAGATTTAA